One genomic region from Arthrobacter sp. FB24 encodes:
- a CDS encoding MFS transporter yields the protein MEGQLAATRPAVEETLEAEKASLLKQPKAVWATALAAVFAFMGIGLVDPILPAIAKNLDATPSQVSLLFTSYFLVTAVAMLITGFVSSRIGGKKTLLIGLSVIVVFASLSGMSGSVGELIGFRAGWGLGNALFVATALAVIVGVASGGAGTAIILYEAALGLGISLGPLLGALLGGWQWRAPFFGTAVLMAAAFIALIGLLPTTPLPERKVRLRDPLLALGHKGLRTTAASGLFYNYGFFTILAFTPFILGMDAYGIGGVFFGWGVAVAVFSVFVAPVLQNRFGATKVLTGTLAVLMLDLAGLGLAAGHSVPAVVVLVVVSGALLGINNTVYTELAMGVSDSPRPVASAGYNFVRWMGGALAPFAAAQLGEHFGPQVPFFAGALAMVVAIAIAFGGRRFLAAHEPHVV from the coding sequence ATGGAAGGCCAGCTCGCCGCCACGCGGCCAGCAGTAGAAGAAACCCTGGAAGCCGAGAAGGCCTCCTTGCTCAAGCAGCCCAAGGCGGTATGGGCCACGGCCCTCGCTGCGGTATTCGCATTCATGGGGATCGGGCTGGTGGATCCGATCCTCCCGGCGATCGCCAAGAACCTGGACGCCACCCCAAGCCAGGTGTCCCTGCTGTTCACGAGCTATTTCCTGGTCACTGCGGTGGCCATGCTGATCACCGGTTTTGTATCTTCCCGGATCGGCGGCAAGAAGACCCTGCTGATCGGCCTGTCGGTGATCGTGGTCTTCGCTTCGCTGTCCGGAATGTCAGGCAGCGTCGGTGAACTGATCGGCTTCCGTGCCGGGTGGGGCCTGGGCAACGCGCTCTTCGTGGCCACCGCCCTCGCCGTCATTGTGGGAGTGGCCAGCGGGGGCGCCGGCACGGCGATCATCCTCTATGAGGCGGCCCTGGGCCTGGGCATTTCCCTCGGCCCGCTCCTGGGTGCCCTGCTGGGCGGCTGGCAGTGGCGGGCACCGTTCTTCGGCACCGCCGTGCTCATGGCAGCGGCCTTTATTGCCCTCATCGGGCTGCTCCCCACAACCCCGCTGCCGGAGCGGAAGGTCAGGCTCCGCGACCCCCTGCTCGCCCTGGGCCACAAGGGACTGCGCACGACGGCGGCCAGCGGCCTGTTCTACAACTACGGCTTCTTCACCATCCTGGCTTTCACGCCGTTCATCCTCGGCATGGACGCTTACGGCATCGGCGGGGTGTTTTTCGGCTGGGGCGTGGCCGTCGCGGTCTTCTCGGTCTTTGTGGCGCCTGTGCTGCAGAACCGGTTCGGCGCCACCAAAGTGCTCACCGGCACGCTGGCCGTCCTGATGCTGGACCTGGCAGGGCTGGGGCTGGCCGCCGGGCACTCGGTTCCCGCCGTCGTCGTGCTGGTGGTGGTTTCAGGTGCGCTGCTGGGCATCAACAACACGGTGTACACGGAACTGGCCATGGGCGTTTCCGACTCCCCGCGTCCAGTGGCGTCCGCCGGCTACAACTTCGTGCGCTGGATGGGAGGCGCACTGGCACCCTTCGCTGCCGCCCAGCTGGGGGAGCACTTCGGCCCGCAGGTTCCGTTCTTCGCCGGCGCCCTGGCCATGGTGGTTGCCATCGCGATTGCCTTTGGCGGACGCCGCTTCCTGGCGGCCCACGAACCCCACGTGGTCTAG
- a CDS encoding MarR family winged helix-turn-helix transcriptional regulator, which produces MNNVQSAPVALQTLAQDFREALRHSVYLVRRLDAEGELSAAQLSTLRMLLGDGVRVGEIARNLGVRVPSATEQIIKLEKAGLVRRDPDPDDSRAVRVVLTAEGRAAVDSANERRNAVMAGILETLTDDDRQALAAALPVIEKINGTLHN; this is translated from the coding sequence ATGAACAACGTTCAGTCCGCGCCCGTCGCGCTGCAGACCCTCGCCCAGGATTTCCGGGAAGCGCTCCGCCACAGCGTCTACCTGGTCCGCCGCCTCGACGCGGAGGGCGAGCTCAGCGCCGCGCAGCTCAGCACGCTCAGGATGCTGCTTGGCGACGGCGTCCGGGTCGGCGAAATAGCCAGGAACCTGGGCGTCCGGGTGCCCAGCGCCACCGAGCAGATCATCAAGCTCGAGAAGGCCGGCCTCGTGCGCCGCGACCCCGATCCGGACGATTCGCGCGCTGTGCGGGTGGTGCTGACCGCAGAAGGCCGCGCCGCCGTCGACTCCGCCAATGAGCGGCGCAACGCCGTCATGGCCGGAATCCTCGAAACCCTCACCGATGATGACCGGCAGGCCCTCGCCGCCGCGCTCCCGGTGATCGAAAAGATTAACGGAACCCTTCACAACTAA
- a CDS encoding GNAT family N-acetyltransferase: MTSERFNQPALPDQPALLTLDVDGGILRLRRATRADLPLILELLADDRLGASREDTSDMAPYQRAFEAIDADPCHLLVVGELLGQGKPAGPVVATFQLSFIPGLSRRGSWRSQIEAVRVSAQLRGLGIGAAMVTWAADESRRRGCSLMQLTTHKSRRDAHRFYERLGFAASHEGMKLTL; this comes from the coding sequence GTGACCTCCGAGCGATTCAACCAGCCCGCCCTCCCGGACCAGCCCGCCCTGCTGACCCTCGACGTCGACGGCGGCATTCTCCGCCTCCGCCGCGCGACGCGGGCTGACCTCCCCCTGATCCTGGAGCTGCTGGCTGACGACCGGTTGGGTGCGAGCCGCGAGGACACCTCGGACATGGCACCGTATCAGCGTGCCTTCGAAGCGATCGACGCCGATCCTTGCCACCTTCTGGTCGTCGGCGAGCTCCTTGGGCAGGGGAAGCCGGCCGGCCCGGTTGTGGCCACGTTCCAGCTGAGCTTCATTCCGGGCCTCTCCCGGCGGGGGTCCTGGCGCAGCCAAATCGAAGCCGTGAGGGTGTCTGCGCAGTTGCGTGGCCTTGGGATCGGAGCTGCCATGGTTACGTGGGCAGCCGACGAGTCCCGCCGTCGGGGGTGCTCGTTGATGCAGCTGACCACCCATAAGTCCCGCAGAGATGCCCACCGCTTCTACGAACGTCTCGGCTTCGCAGCCAGCCATGAAGGCATGAAGCTCACGCTTTGA
- a CDS encoding mannitol-1-phosphate 5-dehydrogenase: MKAVHFGAGNIGRGFVGLLLHQAGYELVFADVAEELISQLAAADSYDVHEVGDNPTVRTVDNFRALNSATQEADVVAEIATADVVTTAVGPHILKFVAPVIAKGIAARAAGLAPLQVMACENAINATDILRDEVAAQWDPAAGPLEAVAVFANTAVDRIVPNQEPGKGLDVTVETFYEWVIDRTPFGDNVPVIPGATFVDNLEPYIERKLFTVNTGHAAAAYFGFEAGLSKISEAMADQDVAADVRAVLDETKELLIHKHGFNREEQEAYVEKILGRFTNPHLPDTVNRVGRAPLRKLSRHERFIGPAAELAERGIVPEALLGAIAAALRFNDPADAEAAELAQIVASSTAAEATEKVTGLTPGHPLFAAVEALVEEVKAEVKA; the protein is encoded by the coding sequence GTGAAGGCTGTCCATTTTGGAGCCGGGAACATCGGCCGCGGCTTTGTGGGACTGCTGCTGCACCAGGCAGGCTACGAGCTCGTGTTTGCCGACGTCGCGGAGGAGCTGATCTCTCAGCTCGCCGCCGCGGACAGCTACGACGTCCACGAGGTGGGGGACAACCCCACGGTCCGGACCGTGGATAACTTCCGGGCGCTCAACTCCGCGACCCAGGAAGCGGACGTGGTGGCGGAAATCGCGACGGCGGACGTCGTCACCACGGCGGTGGGGCCGCACATCCTCAAGTTCGTGGCCCCCGTGATTGCCAAGGGCATCGCCGCGAGGGCCGCCGGGCTGGCCCCGCTGCAGGTGATGGCGTGTGAGAACGCCATCAACGCCACGGACATCCTGCGGGATGAAGTGGCAGCGCAGTGGGACCCCGCTGCGGGACCGCTCGAGGCCGTGGCCGTGTTCGCCAACACGGCCGTGGACCGGATCGTCCCCAACCAGGAGCCGGGCAAGGGCCTGGATGTCACGGTGGAGACGTTCTACGAGTGGGTCATCGACCGGACGCCCTTCGGGGACAATGTGCCGGTCATCCCGGGCGCCACGTTTGTGGACAACCTGGAGCCGTACATCGAACGGAAGCTGTTCACCGTGAACACCGGGCACGCCGCCGCTGCGTACTTCGGGTTCGAGGCGGGGCTAAGCAAGATCTCCGAGGCCATGGCGGACCAGGATGTGGCTGCGGATGTGCGCGCTGTCCTGGACGAGACCAAGGAGCTGCTGATCCACAAGCACGGCTTCAACCGCGAGGAGCAGGAAGCCTACGTGGAGAAGATCCTGGGCCGCTTCACCAACCCGCACCTCCCGGACACCGTCAACCGGGTGGGCAGGGCACCGCTCCGCAAGCTCAGCCGGCACGAGCGGTTCATCGGCCCGGCAGCGGAGCTGGCCGAACGCGGAATCGTGCCGGAGGCGCTTCTGGGAGCCATTGCCGCTGCCCTGAGATTCAATGATCCCGCCGACGCCGAGGCCGCCGAGCTGGCGCAGATCGTGGCGTCGTCCACGGCCGCCGAGGCCACGGAGAAGGTGACCGGCCTGACGCCCGGGCATCCGCTCTTTGCCGCCGTCGAGGCGCTGGTGGAAGAGGTCAAGGCGGAGGTCAAGGCCTAA
- a CDS encoding PTS mannitol transporter subunit IICBA: MATETVAKPRTSLRVGVQKFGTFLSGMIMPNIGAFIAWGIITAFFIPAGFTPNEELAKLVGPMITFLLPLLIGYTGGRMVHGVRGGVVGAAATMGVIVGTDIPMFIGAMIMGPLTAWIMKKLDKIWEGRVKPGFEMLIDNFTAGIVAAAMAIVGMLVIGPVVKAFSNGASSVVEFLVNNGLLPFTSIFIEPAKVLFLNNAVNHGILTPLGTEQALQNGKSILFLLEANPGPGVGILLAYMIFGKGLAKASAPGAALIQFVGGIHEIYFPFVLMKPIIILAAIGGGMTGIFTLVLTGAGLRSPAAPGSIIAVFAATASDSYFGVALSVLLAATVSFLIASVILKSSKTPVGETEEDSLSAATSRMESMKGKKSSISSTLTGAGATTAVMAGPIKNIVFACDAGMGSSAMGASVLRNKIKAAGFPDVKVTNSAIANLSDTYDVVITHQDLTERAKPATGSAVHVSVDNFMNSPRYDEIVELVKSSNTEGTAGAAAPAAAAAPVATAAPSAAEAATPSDILVADSVVLNGTATTRDAAIDEAGRLLLDRGAVDSGYIDAMHEREESVSTYMGSFLAIPHGTNAAKDHIMKSAVSVIRYPNGIDWNGKEVKFVVGVAGINNEHLQILSSIAKVFTNKAQVAQLEAATTVDEVLELFGKVNA, translated from the coding sequence ATGGCAACAGAGACAGTTGCAAAACCCCGCACCAGCCTGCGGGTTGGCGTCCAGAAATTCGGGACGTTCCTGTCCGGAATGATCATGCCCAACATCGGCGCTTTCATCGCCTGGGGCATCATCACGGCCTTCTTCATTCCGGCGGGCTTTACTCCCAATGAGGAACTGGCCAAGCTCGTTGGCCCGATGATCACCTTCCTGCTTCCGCTCCTGATCGGCTACACCGGCGGTCGCATGGTCCACGGCGTCCGTGGCGGCGTTGTCGGCGCGGCCGCAACTATGGGCGTGATCGTCGGTACGGACATCCCCATGTTCATCGGCGCCATGATCATGGGCCCGCTGACCGCATGGATCATGAAGAAGCTGGACAAGATCTGGGAAGGCCGGGTCAAGCCGGGCTTCGAGATGCTGATCGACAACTTCACCGCAGGCATCGTGGCAGCAGCCATGGCCATCGTGGGCATGCTGGTGATCGGCCCGGTGGTGAAGGCCTTCAGCAACGGCGCCAGTTCCGTCGTCGAATTCCTGGTCAACAACGGCTTGCTGCCGTTCACCAGCATCTTCATCGAGCCGGCCAAGGTACTGTTCCTGAACAACGCCGTGAACCATGGCATCCTGACGCCGCTGGGTACGGAACAGGCACTGCAAAACGGAAAATCCATCCTGTTCCTGCTCGAAGCCAACCCGGGTCCCGGCGTGGGCATCCTGCTTGCGTACATGATCTTCGGCAAGGGCCTGGCCAAGGCGTCAGCCCCCGGCGCCGCCCTGATCCAGTTTGTTGGCGGTATCCACGAAATCTACTTCCCGTTCGTACTGATGAAGCCCATCATCATCCTGGCCGCAATCGGAGGCGGGATGACGGGCATCTTCACCCTGGTGCTCACCGGCGCAGGCCTGCGCTCCCCGGCCGCCCCGGGCAGCATCATCGCCGTCTTCGCCGCGACCGCCAGCGACAGCTACTTCGGAGTGGCGCTGTCCGTGCTGCTCGCCGCCACGGTGTCCTTCCTGATCGCTTCGGTGATCCTGAAGTCCAGCAAGACCCCCGTGGGCGAAACCGAGGAGGACAGCCTGAGCGCCGCCACCTCCCGGATGGAGTCCATGAAGGGCAAAAAGAGCTCCATCTCCTCCACCCTGACCGGTGCGGGAGCAACGACGGCCGTTATGGCTGGCCCCATCAAGAACATCGTGTTTGCCTGCGACGCCGGCATGGGCTCAAGCGCCATGGGCGCTTCGGTTCTGCGGAACAAGATCAAGGCGGCCGGCTTCCCCGACGTCAAGGTCACCAACTCCGCCATTGCGAACCTGAGCGACACCTACGATGTGGTCATCACCCACCAGGACCTGACCGAGCGGGCCAAACCCGCCACGGGCAGCGCCGTGCACGTATCCGTGGACAACTTCATGAACAGCCCGCGCTATGACGAGATCGTGGAGCTGGTCAAGAGCAGCAACACCGAAGGAACGGCTGGCGCCGCTGCTCCCGCTGCCGCTGCGGCGCCAGTGGCGACTGCAGCCCCGTCAGCTGCCGAAGCCGCAACGCCGTCGGACATCCTGGTGGCTGACAGCGTTGTGCTCAATGGCACGGCCACCACCCGCGACGCCGCAATCGACGAAGCGGGCCGGCTGCTGCTGGACCGCGGCGCCGTGGACAGTGGCTACATCGATGCCATGCACGAACGCGAGGAATCCGTGTCCACGTACATGGGGAGCTTCCTGGCCATTCCGCACGGCACCAACGCCGCCAAGGACCACATCATGAAGTCCGCCGTGTCCGTGATCCGTTACCCGAACGGCATCGACTGGAACGGCAAGGAGGTCAAGTTTGTGGTGGGCGTGGCCGGCATCAACAACGAGCACCTGCAGATCCTGTCCTCCATCGCGAAGGTGTTCACCAACAAGGCCCAGGTGGCACAGCTCGAGGCGGCCACCACGGTTGACGAAGTGCTGGAACTGTTCGGAAAGGTCAACGCATAG
- a CDS encoding TetR/AcrR family transcriptional regulator, with the protein MSFDGQLPPKVRLLRAAAELLANSGGAAVSTRQITQLAGVSAPTLYHHFGDKEGLFDAVVAAGFEEYVAGERDFAPSGHPLEDIRRMWDNHVQFGLNQPELYLVMFGNIRPESRPAIVADAEALMEEMLNKAAVAGQLNVQPREAARSILAANVGVTLMLIAEPAAERNLELSTMTRDAMIFAVSAEQANGAGPDTSGKSSVVVAAIALNAALQASHSDQLSSSELKLFLEWLHRISTSSTS; encoded by the coding sequence ATGAGTTTCGATGGCCAGCTTCCGCCCAAAGTTCGGTTGCTGCGTGCAGCCGCCGAACTGCTGGCCAACTCCGGGGGCGCGGCAGTTTCCACCCGCCAGATCACCCAGCTGGCAGGGGTCTCCGCTCCCACCCTCTACCACCACTTCGGTGACAAGGAAGGGCTGTTTGACGCCGTCGTCGCGGCGGGTTTCGAAGAGTACGTGGCCGGCGAACGCGACTTCGCGCCGTCCGGACATCCGCTGGAAGACATCAGGCGGATGTGGGACAACCATGTGCAGTTCGGGCTGAACCAGCCGGAACTGTACCTGGTCATGTTTGGCAACATTCGTCCTGAGAGCCGTCCGGCCATCGTCGCCGATGCCGAGGCGCTCATGGAGGAAATGCTGAACAAAGCGGCAGTGGCAGGGCAGCTGAACGTGCAGCCGCGTGAGGCGGCCAGAAGCATACTGGCGGCGAACGTGGGCGTGACGCTGATGCTGATTGCGGAACCTGCCGCGGAACGCAACCTTGAACTATCCACCATGACCCGTGACGCCATGATTTTCGCGGTGTCCGCGGAGCAGGCCAACGGCGCCGGTCCCGACACGTCCGGTAAATCGTCGGTTGTGGTCGCAGCAATCGCCTTGAACGCCGCGCTCCAGGCATCGCACTCGGATCAGCTCTCCAGCTCGGAACTCAAGCTCTTTCTCGAATGGCTCCACCGGATCTCCACAAGTTCCACCAGCTAG
- the ptsP gene encoding phosphoenolpyruvate--protein phosphotransferase, which translates to MQNFQGVGVSPGRIIGTIRQMPKPISEPPAGEQLPAGVTAEDATAALKSASQAVHDELKARAAHATGDGKAVLEATALMAKDTMLIKGAAKLVARGVSGERAIWESGSSVSEMLHNLGGYMAERATDVLDVRARIVAELRGVPAPGIPASNTPFVLVAEDLAPADTATLDPNKVLALVTAGGGPQSHTAIIARSLGLPAVVAAVGVDELPDGMEVYVDGAAGTVTSEPDQSLRAAADAWAATASLLAEFSGTGATADGHLVPLLANVGGGKDAEAAAKLGAQGVGLFRTEFCFLERDTEPTVEEQAAAYKSVFDAFPGKKVVLRTLDAGADKPLPFLTDSTEPNPALGVRGYRTDFTTPGVLDRQLEAIALAEKQSEADVWVMAPMISTAEEAARFASMCADAGIKTPGVMVEVPSAALTAEAILREVEFASLGTNDLTQYAMAADRQLGPLAALNTPWQPAVLRLVGLTVEGSRAEGHNKPVGVCGEAAADPALAVVLTGLGVTTLSMTARSLAAVAAVLKTVTLAEAQDLAKLALSAPSATEARAWVREKLPVLAELGL; encoded by the coding sequence GTGCAGAACTTCCAAGGAGTAGGCGTCAGCCCCGGCCGGATCATCGGCACCATCCGCCAAATGCCCAAGCCCATCAGTGAGCCGCCGGCAGGCGAACAGCTGCCCGCCGGCGTCACGGCCGAGGACGCGACAGCCGCCCTCAAGTCGGCGTCCCAGGCTGTGCACGACGAACTGAAGGCCCGTGCCGCCCACGCGACGGGCGACGGCAAGGCTGTCCTGGAAGCCACGGCACTGATGGCCAAGGACACCATGCTGATCAAGGGCGCGGCCAAGCTCGTTGCCCGAGGCGTCTCGGGTGAGCGCGCCATCTGGGAGTCCGGCTCCTCCGTCTCGGAAATGCTTCACAACCTGGGCGGCTACATGGCCGAGCGCGCCACGGACGTCCTGGACGTGCGCGCACGGATCGTCGCCGAGCTGCGGGGCGTGCCCGCCCCCGGCATCCCCGCCTCCAACACGCCGTTCGTCCTGGTGGCCGAGGACCTGGCCCCCGCCGACACCGCCACCCTGGACCCGAACAAGGTCCTGGCGCTCGTCACGGCAGGCGGCGGCCCCCAGTCCCACACTGCCATCATCGCCCGCTCCCTCGGCCTTCCTGCCGTCGTCGCCGCAGTAGGCGTGGACGAGCTCCCGGACGGCATGGAGGTCTATGTGGACGGCGCCGCCGGCACCGTCACGTCCGAGCCCGACCAATCCTTGCGTGCCGCAGCGGACGCATGGGCGGCCACAGCTTCCCTGCTGGCCGAGTTCAGCGGCACGGGCGCGACGGCGGACGGCCACCTGGTGCCTCTCCTCGCCAACGTAGGCGGCGGCAAGGATGCCGAGGCGGCCGCGAAGCTCGGCGCCCAGGGGGTGGGACTGTTCCGTACCGAATTCTGCTTCCTGGAACGGGACACCGAGCCCACCGTGGAGGAACAGGCAGCAGCCTACAAGAGCGTCTTTGATGCCTTCCCGGGCAAGAAGGTGGTGCTGCGGACGCTCGATGCCGGCGCCGACAAGCCGCTCCCCTTCCTGACTGACTCCACCGAGCCCAACCCCGCACTGGGCGTCCGCGGCTACCGCACGGACTTCACCACGCCGGGCGTGCTGGACCGCCAGCTGGAAGCAATCGCCCTGGCCGAGAAGCAGTCCGAAGCGGACGTGTGGGTCATGGCCCCGATGATCTCCACGGCGGAAGAGGCCGCCCGCTTCGCCTCCATGTGCGCCGATGCCGGGATCAAAACCCCGGGCGTGATGGTGGAGGTCCCCTCTGCCGCGCTGACGGCCGAGGCCATCCTTCGGGAAGTGGAATTCGCCAGCCTGGGAACCAACGACCTCACGCAGTACGCCATGGCCGCCGACCGCCAACTCGGCCCCTTGGCCGCGCTGAACACGCCCTGGCAGCCCGCCGTGCTGCGCCTCGTCGGCCTCACCGTTGAGGGCTCGCGCGCAGAAGGTCACAACAAACCCGTGGGCGTCTGCGGCGAGGCTGCCGCGGATCCGGCCCTCGCCGTCGTGCTGACCGGGCTGGGCGTCACCACACTGTCCATGACCGCACGCTCCCTTGCGGCCGTGGCCGCCGTGCTCAAGACCGTCACGCTGGCCGAAGCGCAGGACCTGGCCAAATTGGCGCTGTCCGCACCGAGTGCCACTGAAGCCCGGGCCTGGGTGCGCGAGAAGCTGCCCGTGCTCGCCGAACTCGGCCTCTAA
- a CDS encoding HPr family phosphocarrier protein, with product MPERTATIASRSGLHARPAALFAEAAGNAGVDVTISMQGEPAEEALDAASILSLMTLGAAKGDVVVLRADGDGADQALDALVTLLETDLDAE from the coding sequence ATGCCCGAACGTACCGCAACCATCGCCAGCCGCTCAGGCCTCCACGCCCGCCCTGCCGCGCTGTTCGCCGAAGCGGCCGGCAATGCCGGCGTTGACGTCACCATTTCCATGCAGGGCGAGCCTGCGGAGGAAGCACTCGATGCCGCCAGCATCCTTTCGCTGATGACGCTGGGGGCCGCCAAGGGAGACGTCGTGGTGCTGCGGGCCGACGGCGACGGCGCCGACCAGGCACTGGATGCTCTGGTCACCCTCCTGGAGACGGACCTCGACGCCGAATAG
- a CDS encoding helix-turn-helix domain-containing protein — protein MALIAPRVTAGLPGDEALNLKRALDGSHDITVFVDGTVHRLPPQARDAVVDLLSRFSRGEAVTVSSVEEMLTTSQAADLAGISHTYLRNMTDRGEIPVEYRGTHRRIRLAAIMEWLETQKKTKAAGSSDEPL, from the coding sequence ATGGCACTGATTGCTCCACGCGTGACGGCCGGGCTTCCCGGCGATGAAGCCCTGAATCTGAAGCGTGCCCTCGACGGCAGCCATGACATCACCGTGTTTGTGGACGGCACGGTCCACCGGTTGCCGCCGCAGGCGCGCGACGCCGTCGTGGATCTCCTGAGCCGTTTCAGCCGTGGCGAAGCGGTGACGGTCAGCAGCGTTGAGGAAATGCTGACCACCTCCCAGGCCGCGGACCTCGCCGGGATCTCGCACACGTACCTTCGCAATATGACGGACCGCGGCGAAATTCCGGTGGAGTACCGCGGCACGCACCGTCGGATCCGGCTGGCGGCCATCATGGAGTGGCTGGAGACGCAGAAGAAGACCAAGGCGGCCGGCAGCAGCGACGAGCCGCTTTGA
- a CDS encoding FAD-binding protein, translated as MRTVSELPGLSGSTGAGSSAPELNWAGNYRYTAASIHRPRTLEEVQEVVAGASKIRALGSRHSFNAIADSPGSLVSLEDLDPGIRIDAATRTVTVSGGTRYGTLAEQLESAGFALSNLASLPHISVAGAIATATHGSGDANGNLATSVAALELVAADGTVHRLNRGSSPGFDGAVVGLGALGVVTKVTLDIEPTFTVRQDVFEALPWDTVLGNFDAVTSSAYSVSLFTDWSGDDVAQAWLKSRLSGSAASSDAGSTLAGEAFAAGTFFGGTRAGVARHPLPGVSAENCTEQLGVPGSWSERLAHFRMAFTPSSGEELQSEFFVRREHAVAAIGELRALSDRITPLLLVSEIRTVAADKLWLSTAYGQDSVGFHFTWKQRQDEVEKVLPVMEEALAPFNARPHWGKLFHAGADAVAELYPRFSDFKDLAERMDPEQKFRNEFLARKVFGN; from the coding sequence ATGCGCACTGTCAGCGAACTGCCCGGGCTAAGCGGCAGCACCGGAGCCGGAAGCTCCGCTCCGGAATTGAACTGGGCCGGAAACTACCGCTACACGGCCGCTTCGATCCACCGTCCCCGCACCCTCGAGGAAGTCCAGGAGGTGGTGGCCGGCGCCTCGAAAATCCGCGCCCTGGGCTCCCGGCACTCGTTCAATGCCATCGCCGACTCCCCCGGATCGCTGGTCTCGCTTGAAGACCTGGACCCCGGCATCCGCATCGATGCCGCCACTCGTACCGTCACTGTCTCCGGCGGCACCCGCTACGGTACCCTGGCGGAGCAGCTGGAATCTGCCGGCTTCGCATTGTCCAACCTTGCTTCCCTCCCGCATATCTCCGTGGCCGGAGCCATCGCAACCGCGACCCACGGGTCCGGCGATGCCAACGGCAACCTGGCAACGTCGGTTGCCGCACTGGAACTCGTAGCAGCGGACGGAACCGTCCACCGCCTCAACCGCGGCAGCTCGCCCGGCTTTGACGGCGCCGTCGTCGGGCTTGGCGCCCTGGGCGTCGTCACCAAGGTGACGCTGGACATCGAGCCCACCTTCACGGTGCGGCAGGACGTCTTCGAAGCCCTTCCGTGGGACACGGTTCTGGGAAATTTCGACGCCGTCACCTCCAGCGCTTACAGCGTCAGCCTGTTTACGGACTGGAGCGGGGACGACGTGGCGCAGGCCTGGCTCAAGAGCCGCCTATCCGGCTCGGCCGCCAGTTCCGATGCCGGTTCGACCCTGGCTGGCGAGGCCTTCGCCGCCGGCACGTTCTTCGGCGGGACGCGGGCGGGGGTCGCCCGGCACCCCCTGCCCGGAGTCTCGGCCGAAAACTGCACCGAACAGCTCGGGGTTCCGGGGTCCTGGTCCGAGCGGCTGGCGCACTTCCGCATGGCCTTCACCCCCAGCAGCGGCGAGGAACTGCAGAGCGAGTTCTTCGTCCGCCGCGAACATGCCGTGGCCGCCATCGGGGAGCTCCGCGCCCTCTCGGACCGCATCACCCCGTTGCTGCTTGTCTCGGAAATCCGCACCGTGGCGGCGGACAAGCTCTGGCTGAGCACCGCTTACGGACAGGATTCGGTGGGGTTCCATTTCACCTGGAAGCAGCGGCAGGATGAGGTGGAGAAGGTCCTCCCCGTCATGGAGGAGGCCCTGGCGCCATTCAACGCCCGGCCCCACTGGGGCAAGCTGTTCCATGCCGGCGCCGATGCCGTGGCCGAGCTGTACCCGCGCTTTTCCGACTTCAAAGACCTTGCCGAACGGATGGATCCGGAGCAAAAATTCCGCAATGAGTTCCTGGCCCGGAAGGTCTTCGGAAACTAG